A window of the Desulfopila inferna genome harbors these coding sequences:
- a CDS encoding cyclic nucleotide-binding domain-containing protein: MDNGAKEVVILLTDMVQYSSLTQDMEPGQIRDFIIVYYEELQNVLGVDEFQPLSIDPSAGDGAIIIFEKRRGGSTEELCTRALQAAIRCNKAIDDGCIPATRMGLFLGDIIEARLGERVHKFGSSFAVASRLEELCGYYDTRILMDREVARKQQNEKEFIVAIGKVTPKNFSTPFNLFSILKPGVGRCPADVDKDKLLQFIAMKNEAMDLFCGNLITRLEPDFPKVREQLTRAQHHYYSFMGYRDLATDRILEYIREFPFPEDDFKYTGIKIGEKRGNELGFRLFHLSKQLLRAIDTDLYTALVANTDWEHAFQLEWRRKDEAIVTIGDSADGIYYIDSGVAHAQDADGEILAVFTEGSIFGEMAYYNKEKKRSATVIARTDVVLRKVSNEDFEKMPVIKSLFYRLAKKRRDEDLPY; encoded by the coding sequence ATGGATAATGGTGCAAAAGAAGTGGTGATTCTGCTGACCGATATGGTGCAGTATTCCAGCTTGACCCAGGATATGGAGCCGGGTCAAATCCGGGATTTCATCATTGTGTATTATGAAGAGTTACAAAACGTTCTCGGGGTGGATGAATTTCAGCCGCTGAGTATCGATCCTTCTGCCGGCGATGGGGCCATTATCATCTTTGAAAAAAGAAGAGGAGGTTCCACCGAGGAATTATGCACTCGTGCGCTGCAGGCTGCCATTCGCTGCAACAAGGCAATAGATGATGGATGCATTCCGGCAACACGTATGGGTCTTTTCCTCGGCGATATCATCGAAGCACGATTAGGGGAGAGGGTACATAAATTCGGTTCCAGTTTTGCTGTGGCCAGCAGGCTGGAAGAGCTGTGCGGTTATTACGATACCAGGATCTTGATGGACCGGGAGGTAGCCCGTAAGCAGCAGAATGAAAAAGAGTTTATTGTCGCGATCGGCAAGGTGACTCCCAAAAACTTTTCCACTCCCTTCAACCTGTTTTCCATATTGAAACCCGGCGTAGGCAGATGCCCTGCAGATGTTGACAAGGACAAGCTGCTGCAATTTATCGCTATGAAAAATGAGGCGATGGATCTGTTCTGCGGCAATCTTATTACCAGGCTGGAGCCGGATTTTCCTAAAGTGCGGGAGCAACTGACCAGAGCACAGCATCATTATTACTCTTTTATGGGGTATAGGGATCTGGCTACCGATCGTATACTTGAATATATCCGGGAATTTCCCTTTCCTGAAGATGACTTCAAGTATACCGGCATCAAAATCGGGGAAAAACGTGGGAACGAGCTAGGATTTCGCCTTTTTCATCTCTCCAAACAGTTGCTGCGCGCCATCGACACGGACCTATACACGGCTCTGGTAGCCAATACCGACTGGGAGCATGCTTTCCAGTTGGAATGGCGCAGAAAGGATGAGGCCATAGTGACAATAGGCGATAGTGCCGACGGTATTTATTATATCGACAGCGGTGTCGCCCATGCGCAGGATGCAGACGGCGAAATCCTCGCGGTTTTCACAGAAGGCAGTATCTTTGGTGAGATGGCTTACTACAATAAGGAAAAGAAACGGAGTGCCACTGTCATTGCCCGGACGGATGTAGTTCTCAGGAAAGTCTCTAATGAGGATTTTGAAAAAATGCCTGTGATAAAGAGCCTGTTTTATCGCCTCGCCAAGAAGAGGCGTGATGAAGATCTTCCTTATTAG
- the recD gene encoding exodeoxyribonuclease V subunit alpha: MFKDQDNLLGIYLARLLAKKSGLALPEKERFADIVQSLVEFIGEGHSCLPLTEPEVLLLRTSNLVSSGGETPLVLYNNSLYLHRYYHYEKRLALQMKNLARREVAMMECGGFLDEAFGPEEREDLQRTAAQLAAGKALAILSGGPGTGKTSTVVRILGILFQLLGLQTRVALTAPTGKAAMRLQQSVVGAVDLLPFSKEIRQAIPGRAMTLHRLLGVRKYSPKFRHNRDNPLPWDVVIVDEASMVDLALMSKLVDALHDETRLILLGDKDQLASVESGAVLADLIESLPQNTVVLKKSYRFNEAIRVLAETVNLNQAEKAWSLLQGAFDNIRLLETGRHEKLHQGYEQYLEYAGKVNREQYPAVFQEFNKFRILCATRSGRMGVEAVNALIENHGVTRYGYTEKWYPGKPVLIRRNDYTLDLYNGDIGICLRDPEDGSMKIWFEEGDGAVKSYLPSRLPEFQTAYAMTIHKSQGSEFDDVVIVLPDEENLILSRELLYTAITRARKKIWLHSRKEMFMTAVSRKTRRSSGLAAMLRVGQE; the protein is encoded by the coding sequence ATGTTTAAGGATCAGGATAACCTGCTGGGCATTTATCTTGCCCGGCTGCTGGCTAAAAAATCGGGACTGGCACTACCGGAAAAAGAGCGCTTTGCCGATATTGTCCAATCCCTGGTCGAGTTCATCGGTGAAGGTCACAGTTGCCTGCCTCTCACCGAGCCGGAGGTATTGCTGCTGCGCACCTCGAATCTGGTCTCCTCAGGGGGAGAGACTCCTCTGGTGCTCTATAATAACAGTCTTTATCTGCACAGATATTATCACTATGAAAAACGGCTGGCCCTGCAGATGAAAAACCTGGCCCGGCGTGAAGTGGCGATGATGGAATGTGGAGGGTTCCTCGATGAGGCCTTTGGTCCCGAAGAAAGGGAGGATCTGCAGAGAACGGCAGCACAGCTTGCTGCCGGCAAAGCCCTGGCCATTCTCTCGGGCGGCCCCGGAACCGGGAAAACCAGTACGGTGGTGCGTATTCTCGGCATTCTCTTTCAGCTCCTGGGCCTGCAAACCAGGGTCGCCCTGACGGCGCCGACGGGTAAGGCGGCCATGAGGCTGCAGCAGTCGGTTGTGGGAGCGGTGGACTTGCTGCCCTTTAGCAAAGAGATCCGGCAGGCGATTCCGGGCAGGGCAATGACACTGCACAGGCTCCTGGGCGTCAGAAAATATTCGCCGAAGTTTCGGCACAACCGGGATAATCCACTGCCCTGGGATGTGGTGATTGTGGATGAAGCTTCCATGGTCGATCTGGCCCTGATGAGCAAACTGGTGGATGCTTTGCATGATGAGACGCGGCTGATTCTGCTTGGAGATAAAGACCAGCTGGCCTCGGTGGAATCAGGCGCCGTGCTTGCCGATTTGATAGAAAGCCTGCCGCAGAATACCGTGGTGTTGAAGAAGAGCTATCGCTTCAATGAGGCAATCAGAGTGCTGGCGGAGACGGTCAACTTAAACCAGGCGGAAAAAGCCTGGTCGCTGCTGCAGGGAGCATTTGACAATATCCGCCTCCTTGAAACAGGGCGGCATGAAAAATTGCACCAGGGGTATGAGCAGTACCTGGAATATGCAGGTAAAGTGAACCGGGAGCAATATCCTGCCGTTTTTCAGGAATTCAATAAATTTCGGATACTCTGTGCCACCCGCTCCGGAAGAATGGGTGTTGAGGCCGTAAACGCACTCATCGAGAATCATGGTGTAACCAGGTATGGCTATACCGAAAAGTGGTATCCGGGCAAACCGGTTTTAATACGGCGGAACGATTACACCCTCGATCTCTACAATGGTGATATCGGCATCTGTTTAAGGGACCCCGAGGATGGAAGTATGAAAATCTGGTTTGAGGAGGGAGATGGCGCAGTGAAATCCTATCTACCCTCCCGGCTGCCCGAATTCCAAACAGCTTATGCCATGACCATTCACAAAAGTCAGGGATCGGAGTTCGATGATGTGGTCATTGTTCTGCCGGATGAAGAGAACCTGATTCTCTCCCGAGAACTGCTCTATACAGCGATCACCAGGGCCAGGAAAAAAATATGGCTGCATTCACGAAAAGAAATGTTCATGACAGCCGTATCCCGCAAGACCCGGCGCTCCAGCGGCCTTGCCGCGATGCTGAGAGTAGGGCAGGAGTAA
- the recB gene encoding exodeoxyribonuclease V subunit beta, protein MAAEPVIFDAATGRLERAVNLIEASAGTGKTYAIAMLVLRFVTEFSLKIEDILLVTFTRAATEELAERIRKRLVEARDLLGGSRTTDDKTLQRWVDSLENPDDALKKIREALADIDRAAVFTIHGFCQRMLLEQALESGQLFDVELQPDSEIIRQQAARDFWRKNLYSLAPRQCGVVLAHFDTPAKLYASVAPLTDNSCVIEPQTETMAEAFARFDQAFEAMALWWQANGEELAVSLGEVNGAGKMKKCFNDDFLTWWESLSAYFLGRNISFPQNIKWLQRHECAALINGSRVRGAKKEELLEYLGLPERLADMFIDSVHRVILAVRVAFAAYMVTETERCMLRQNIMSYDDLIVRLHRAVTGGSGLRQILRQRFSAALIDEFQDTDSLQWRIFSGVFGEGDHFLYLIGDPKQAIYRFRGADIYSYFMAKEAAAKTLTLTKNFRSHPGVVGAINALFLGRDKPFLFDDGALDFYPVEAAKTAENGRLERGGAELGNMVYCRLTENPEKDNGQWSSTGAAAAVMRYVAGEIVNLLESEVAILGDKAERKLRPGDIAILVRKNSQAEEYQQCLAGLGVPAVIAGRISVFETVECRNFYHLLKAIAQPGDSELLKTAMTIPWLGLSGDDLYRIQHDEKLFDGYFDRFQTYAETWLSKGVQVMMKYFIREEKVILTISMEPRPQRTIANIYHLLELARQAEADNGYGPLQLLQWLHRNMASPESEHELRLESDEEAVRIVTMHGSKGLEFPVVFCPCLWYRQDRLESEEMRISCHEGQGRILDLGSERFEERRRKARHEEMAEEMRLLYVALTRAKYRCYAAWCDVGGRKNGPVDSFDSGLGYLLFPAGRTDFEGQSQRLEKFAAAAGVEHVLIEEKDNGMPYLTADDSLENLTLRALKRESFYTDWRMTSYSALASGGDHSSPPPVTAGLTEQSYTPLEFAALPSGANFGNAVHDILEAVPFHSLLDPQQHRQLIKQKCLRYGLNPDMELLEKMLCAVVDFSLGTTTADATFFSLADLDESKCIKEMGFYFHLRNGDTATVNAILAHEKTVIPLTGRSFKGYLTGFVDLIFEHEGVFYIADYKTNHLGDNPGNYRGESLIEAMASHNYGLQFWLYSLVLHNHLRNFLPDYDYDHHFGGVFYLFVRGMERPSHGVYHHKPDRDILEQLDRCFGDR, encoded by the coding sequence ATGGCTGCTGAACCTGTGATCTTCGATGCGGCAACAGGCCGGCTGGAGCGTGCCGTCAATTTGATCGAGGCCAGCGCCGGAACCGGAAAAACCTACGCCATCGCCATGCTGGTTTTGCGCTTTGTCACCGAGTTTTCTTTAAAAATCGAAGATATTCTTCTGGTTACATTTACCCGGGCGGCAACGGAGGAACTGGCCGAACGCATCCGCAAGCGGCTGGTCGAAGCCCGGGATCTCCTTGGCGGCAGCAGGACAACGGATGACAAGACCCTGCAGCGCTGGGTGGATTCTCTTGAAAATCCCGACGATGCCCTGAAAAAAATCAGGGAAGCTTTGGCCGATATCGATCGCGCCGCAGTATTTACCATCCATGGTTTTTGTCAAAGAATGCTGCTGGAGCAGGCCCTGGAAAGCGGCCAGCTGTTTGACGTCGAGTTGCAGCCCGATAGTGAGATCATAAGACAGCAGGCCGCACGGGACTTCTGGCGGAAAAACCTCTACTCCCTGGCGCCGCGGCAGTGCGGCGTTGTGCTTGCCCATTTTGATACACCGGCTAAACTCTACGCCTCGGTTGCGCCGCTTACCGACAATTCCTGTGTGATTGAACCGCAGACGGAAACCATGGCCGAGGCCTTTGCGCGCTTCGATCAGGCTTTTGAGGCGATGGCCCTCTGGTGGCAGGCCAATGGTGAGGAGCTGGCCGTATCGCTCGGGGAGGTCAATGGCGCCGGGAAAATGAAAAAATGTTTTAACGATGATTTTTTAACCTGGTGGGAATCCCTGTCGGCCTATTTTTTGGGGAGGAATATTTCCTTTCCCCAAAATATCAAATGGCTGCAGCGTCATGAATGTGCCGCACTCATCAATGGCTCCAGGGTGCGGGGGGCCAAAAAAGAAGAACTCCTGGAGTATCTCGGACTCCCGGAGCGGCTGGCTGATATGTTTATCGACAGTGTCCATAGGGTTATTCTGGCGGTGAGGGTAGCTTTTGCCGCCTATATGGTCACTGAAACCGAGAGATGCATGCTTCGACAAAATATCATGTCCTATGACGACCTGATTGTTCGTTTGCATCGGGCGGTGACCGGCGGCAGCGGCCTGCGCCAAATTCTGCGGCAACGCTTCAGCGCGGCATTGATCGATGAGTTCCAGGATACCGATTCCCTGCAGTGGCGTATCTTCAGCGGTGTCTTTGGGGAGGGAGACCACTTTCTTTATCTCATAGGCGATCCCAAACAGGCCATCTACAGGTTTCGTGGGGCTGACATTTACAGCTATTTTATGGCCAAGGAGGCGGCTGCCAAGACACTGACTCTGACCAAGAATTTCAGATCCCATCCGGGTGTCGTAGGGGCAATAAACGCTCTTTTTCTAGGCAGGGACAAGCCTTTTCTCTTTGATGATGGAGCTCTCGACTTTTACCCGGTTGAAGCCGCCAAAACAGCTGAGAACGGACGCCTGGAACGAGGGGGCGCGGAACTTGGGAACATGGTGTATTGCCGGCTGACTGAAAACCCTGAAAAAGATAACGGCCAGTGGAGTTCCACCGGGGCAGCTGCGGCAGTCATGCGCTATGTCGCGGGAGAGATAGTAAATCTCCTTGAATCGGAAGTTGCCATCCTCGGAGACAAGGCAGAAAGGAAACTTCGCCCGGGCGATATCGCTATACTGGTGAGAAAGAACAGCCAGGCCGAGGAATATCAGCAATGCCTGGCCGGATTGGGAGTGCCGGCAGTGATAGCCGGCAGAATTTCCGTCTTTGAAACCGTGGAGTGCAGGAATTTTTATCATCTCCTTAAGGCGATAGCTCAACCTGGAGATTCCGAACTGCTGAAAACGGCCATGACTATTCCCTGGCTGGGGCTGAGCGGCGATGATCTCTATAGAATTCAGCATGATGAAAAACTCTTTGACGGCTATTTCGACCGCTTTCAGACATATGCCGAGACATGGTTGAGCAAGGGTGTGCAGGTAATGATGAAATACTTCATCAGAGAGGAGAAGGTAATCCTCACTATCAGCATGGAGCCACGGCCGCAGCGGACAATCGCCAATATATACCATCTGCTCGAGCTTGCCCGGCAGGCCGAGGCTGACAACGGATATGGCCCTCTGCAACTGCTGCAATGGCTGCACCGTAATATGGCTTCCCCGGAATCCGAGCACGAGCTGCGCCTGGAAAGCGATGAGGAGGCGGTGCGGATAGTCACCATGCATGGTTCCAAGGGGCTCGAATTCCCCGTGGTCTTCTGCCCATGCTTGTGGTATCGCCAGGACAGACTGGAGAGCGAGGAGATGCGCATCTCCTGCCATGAGGGGCAGGGGCGAATACTCGATCTCGGCTCCGAACGATTTGAGGAGCGGCGCCGCAAGGCCAGACATGAAGAAATGGCCGAGGAGATGCGTCTGCTCTATGTCGCCTTGACCCGGGCAAAATACAGATGCTATGCTGCCTGGTGCGATGTCGGAGGGCGAAAAAACGGTCCGGTCGATTCCTTTGACTCCGGTCTGGGCTATCTGCTATTTCCCGCTGGCAGGACAGACTTTGAGGGGCAGAGCCAGAGACTGGAGAAATTTGCCGCCGCGGCAGGTGTAGAGCATGTCCTGATCGAAGAGAAGGATAACGGCATGCCATATCTCACTGCGGATGATTCCCTGGAAAACCTCACCTTGAGAGCGCTGAAAAGAGAATCCTTCTACACCGATTGGCGGATGACATCCTATTCGGCACTGGCCTCCGGTGGAGATCATTCTTCTCCGCCCCCTGTAACTGCAGGGCTTACGGAACAATCATATACACCTCTTGAGTTTGCCGCTCTCCCCTCTGGTGCGAATTTCGGCAACGCCGTTCATGATATTCTGGAAGCCGTGCCTTTTCATAGCTTACTTGATCCCCAACAGCATCGTCAGCTCATTAAGCAGAAATGCCTTCGATATGGCCTGAATCCGGATATGGAACTGCTCGAAAAGATGCTTTGTGCGGTAGTCGATTTTTCATTGGGAACCACGACGGCAGATGCGACTTTTTTCTCTCTGGCGGATCTGGATGAGAGTAAATGTATCAAGGAAATGGGATTCTATTTCCATCTGAGAAACGGTGATACCGCGACTGTCAATGCTATACTGGCCCATGAAAAAACGGTAATACCTTTGACCGGCAGGAGTTTTAAAGGATATCTGACCGGCTTTGTTGATCTGATTTTCGAGCACGAGGGGGTTTTTTACATTGCCGACTATAAGACCAACCATCTCGGCGATAATCCCGGGAATTATAGGGGCGAGTCGCTTATCGAGGCCATGGCCTCCCATAACTATGGCCTGCAGTTCTGGCTTTATTCCCTGGTGCTGCACAACCATCTTCGCAATTTTCTGCCGGACTATGACTATGACCACCATTTTGGCGGCGTTTTCTACCTTTTCGTGCGGGGCATGGAACGTCCTTCTCACGGGGTCTATCACCATAAACCCGATAGAGACATACTCGAGCAATTAGACCGCTGTTTCGGAGACCGCTGA
- the recC gene encoding exodeoxyribonuclease V subunit gamma: MFYLHASNKTENLLRHLAGLLEAAPLESLFDKEYILIQSQGMERMISQYMAEYFTSWCNYRFLLPVTFLQDIAEKLDMAITPDSYERNFLRWRIEEKLRSIESDVYAPLQHYLQGEQAELKRFQLAGQLANIFDQYQLLRPRMLISWEQQKPCLNHKAEMWQMDLWNRLVAEKWAGRHRGELLHDVTRALYEGDSFDSLPRRVSVFGVHILPPFFLDYLKGLAKHCDVHLFLLSPCRNYWGDMNRRNNQVLPMEEQADHPLLATLGKQGRDFQNLLLEKMEIESEFASYEEPAQAGKATLLHRLQSDLLAGNLKDSGIGAAVDGSIRIVSCHSRQRELDVLRDHILRMLDDDEELQLRDIVVMAPDIQEYAPFIPAVFEDIQHSIADRSLRRRNGYIAAFLEFFEMLKGRFGWSEVVDLLEKEQIHPNFGLSRNDFEQLQHWIVSAGIRWGISTQSRAEEGLDFSENSWQEGLARLLMGYAVDSDSEVAGILPYTDIEGSEAKPLGGLCRFIHLLERASTDLNRARELREWSLLLLGYSEKLFGAGDDRDILELQETLRQLGECGLFHQGTVGVEVITKWFEQSSTESRSASGFLKGHLTFCSMLPMRSIPFTAVCLIGMNYGIFPGSDGHSTFDLMKAEPHMGDRSLRADDRYQFLEVLLAARESLYISYIGQSLLTNDTLPPSVVISELLEVLDTHYPVDDLVEKHPLHGFSPKYFSQKSRFFSYSEEDYLVACKKGEQRQLSPWWSGCIATEQKSIALDDLLRFYAHPQLFFIQQCLGFRPGEERAVPEESEAFELDGLPSYHVNQLILQIILEEKEEAQLKKRLSLDGLWPLGVPGDILFEERKKDLAHFAACIKEENLGRQLPDLEIDLTIGNHRITGSLTNRFEDGFLFARYANLRGKDILRAWLHHLLGAACGKVSSTTKIVMKDSRICFDEAGRGAPGLEELVEVFIEGGCRPAKLLLEPGLCYCRQKMSSKARISPIQKARNFLRNCLDKGYEPAWALLYRNLTDEQILDDEFVELSEQILMPLWSKCNGC, from the coding sequence ATGTTTTATCTGCACGCCTCCAACAAGACCGAAAATCTCCTGCGCCATCTCGCAGGTCTTCTCGAAGCGGCACCGCTTGAGTCCCTTTTCGACAAGGAATACATCCTCATCCAGAGTCAGGGAATGGAGCGGATGATCTCGCAATATATGGCGGAGTATTTTACCAGTTGGTGTAATTATCGTTTTCTTCTGCCCGTCACCTTTCTTCAGGATATAGCCGAAAAGCTCGACATGGCTATAACTCCAGACTCCTATGAACGGAATTTTCTGCGCTGGCGCATTGAAGAAAAGCTGCGCAGCATCGAGAGCGATGTCTACGCTCCGCTGCAGCATTATCTGCAAGGAGAGCAGGCAGAGTTGAAGCGATTCCAGCTGGCCGGACAGCTCGCCAATATTTTCGACCAGTACCAGCTGTTGCGCCCCCGGATGCTCATATCATGGGAACAGCAGAAGCCCTGTCTCAACCATAAAGCGGAGATGTGGCAGATGGACTTATGGAACCGTCTGGTTGCCGAGAAGTGGGCCGGCCGCCACAGAGGAGAGCTCCTCCACGATGTCACCCGGGCTCTCTATGAAGGGGACTCTTTCGATTCACTGCCCCGGCGGGTATCTGTTTTCGGGGTCCATATTCTTCCGCCTTTTTTCCTCGATTATCTAAAGGGGCTGGCAAAACATTGTGATGTTCATCTTTTTCTGCTGAGTCCATGCCGGAATTACTGGGGAGATATGAACCGCAGGAACAATCAGGTTCTCCCCATGGAGGAGCAGGCAGATCATCCGCTTCTGGCCACCCTGGGAAAGCAGGGCAGGGATTTTCAGAATCTACTGTTGGAAAAGATGGAGATAGAAAGCGAATTTGCCAGCTATGAAGAGCCGGCTCAAGCCGGGAAGGCCACACTGCTGCACCGGCTGCAGAGCGACCTGCTGGCCGGCAACCTGAAAGATTCCGGGATCGGAGCAGCGGTCGACGGTTCAATCCGGATTGTCTCCTGTCATTCCAGGCAGCGTGAGCTCGATGTTCTCAGGGATCACATCCTGCGGATGCTCGATGACGATGAGGAGCTGCAGCTCCGGGACATTGTGGTGATGGCGCCGGACATCCAGGAATATGCACCCTTTATCCCGGCGGTTTTTGAAGATATCCAGCATTCAATCGCGGACAGGAGCCTGCGTCGCCGCAACGGCTATATTGCCGCATTTCTGGAATTTTTCGAGATGCTCAAGGGTCGATTCGGCTGGTCGGAGGTTGTCGATCTTCTGGAGAAGGAGCAGATTCATCCCAATTTCGGCCTGAGCCGTAACGATTTTGAACAACTCCAGCACTGGATTGTCAGCGCCGGGATCCGCTGGGGCATTTCCACGCAGTCAAGAGCTGAGGAAGGGCTTGATTTTTCGGAGAACAGCTGGCAGGAAGGCTTGGCGAGACTGCTGATGGGCTATGCTGTCGACAGTGACTCGGAGGTAGCCGGCATTCTGCCCTATACAGATATAGAGGGGAGCGAGGCCAAGCCGCTGGGCGGCCTCTGCCGCTTCATCCATCTGCTCGAGCGGGCTTCAACGGATCTCAACAGGGCCAGGGAGCTGCGGGAATGGTCGCTGCTGCTGCTGGGTTACTCGGAAAAGCTCTTCGGTGCAGGGGATGACCGGGACATTCTCGAGCTGCAGGAGACTCTGCGGCAGTTAGGGGAATGCGGTCTCTTTCACCAGGGCACGGTTGGTGTTGAGGTGATCACCAAATGGTTTGAGCAGTCTTCCACAGAATCGAGGTCGGCCAGCGGTTTTCTCAAGGGGCATCTCACTTTCTGCTCCATGCTGCCGATGCGCTCTATTCCTTTCACTGCCGTCTGCCTCATCGGCATGAATTATGGTATATTCCCGGGGAGCGACGGCCATTCTACATTTGATCTGATGAAGGCCGAGCCGCATATGGGAGACCGATCCCTGCGCGCCGATGATAGATACCAGTTCCTGGAAGTATTGCTGGCTGCCCGGGAGTCCCTCTATATCAGCTATATCGGCCAGTCCCTGCTCACCAACGATACTCTGCCGCCGTCGGTGGTGATTAGTGAACTGCTGGAAGTCCTTGATACACACTACCCGGTGGATGATCTTGTGGAAAAACATCCGCTGCATGGCTTCAGTCCCAAATATTTTAGCCAAAAGAGCCGATTTTTCAGTTACAGCGAGGAAGATTATCTGGTGGCCTGCAAAAAGGGAGAACAGCGGCAGTTGTCTCCGTGGTGGAGCGGCTGCATTGCCACGGAACAGAAATCCATCGCACTTGACGATCTACTGCGGTTCTATGCTCACCCGCAGCTCTTTTTTATCCAGCAATGTCTGGGATTCCGTCCGGGAGAGGAACGCGCTGTTCCCGAGGAGAGCGAAGCCTTTGAACTCGATGGTCTGCCGTCATATCACGTCAATCAGTTGATTCTGCAAATAATACTCGAGGAAAAGGAGGAGGCTCAACTGAAAAAACGGCTCAGCCTCGATGGGCTTTGGCCGCTGGGGGTACCCGGCGATATCTTGTTTGAGGAAAGAAAGAAAGATCTTGCGCATTTTGCAGCTTGCATCAAAGAAGAAAATTTGGGACGACAGCTTCCCGATCTTGAAATCGATCTGACAATAGGAAATCATCGGATTACAGGCAGTCTGACTAACCGCTTTGAAGATGGTTTTCTCTTTGCGCGCTATGCCAACCTTCGCGGCAAGGATATACTCAGAGCCTGGCTGCATCACCTGCTTGGTGCTGCCTGCGGAAAAGTATCCTCTACTACGAAAATTGTCATGAAGGACAGTCGGATATGCTTCGATGAAGCTGGTCGCGGTGCACCGGGGTTGGAGGAGCTTGTCGAGGTTTTCATCGAAGGCGGATGCAGACCCGCAAAGCTGCTGCTGGAGCCGGGATTGTGCTATTGCCGGCAGAAGATGAGCTCGAAAGCACGGATATCCCCGATCCAGAAGGCGAGGAATTTCCTGAGGAATTGCCTTGATAAAGGCTATGAACCCGCCTGGGCTCTGCTTTATCGCAATCTTACGGATGAACAGATACTTGATGATGAATTTGTCGAACTCAGCGAACAGATACTGATGCCTCTCTGGAGCAAATGCAATGGCTGCTGA